The following proteins are co-located in the Plasmodium brasilianum strain Bolivian I chromosome 11, whole genome shotgun sequence genome:
- a CDS encoding secreted ookinete protein, with product MNYFVASICLFFWCLVQNNFVLNEKMIPIGPANRSKLKKMVEGDEDFKINIHAPVEDTQEVLESLDSLMRVEEIQRKTDEEEFMNDKQRLLKIHKKRIQYVHS from the exons atgaattattttgtCGCTTcgatttgtttgtttttttggtGTCTTGTTCAGAATAACTTTGttctaaatgaaaaaatgatcCCCATAGGTCCC gcTAATCGTtctaagttaaaaaaaatggtagaAGGAGATGAAGATTTtaagataaatatacat GCTCCAGTTGAAGATACACAAGAAGTACTTGAATCTTTAGACTCCCTTATGAGGGTAGAGGAAATTCAAAGAAAAACTGACGAAGAAGAATTTATGAACGACAAGCAGAGATTACTAaaaattcacaaaaaaagaattcaGTACGTGCactcataa
- a CDS encoding ribosome biogenesis protein YTM1: MIRTNNIDKKKKRINQLDKMKNNDSYDDELTNYTSESDDEMVSSNDKRASSDGERDSSNDEGDSKSEKQIQIYFTTNIKNGKYKIENTTYTIPVSFKRIDLSRMVKKLLDIKENISFDFLINQKIIRSSIEDFLKENNILSEQVLEIEYTIPIRKRESTHIDKISEWISKMITSENTLHCSSFEGNILYYDLRNMNKIYENRVSDSPIFAYNVCKINNSILNDEPPYHESVVGLSNGTIRVFLNEEDIDKGIRTKNDLYLGYHDDMIKSLEFNKDHSLIISGGCDNKINIYDNKYIIEQLKIYKNQNTSNKRKIKNVIAPKKCIHKEPGIITALSFFDNSKFLSTGLEKNIKIYDIITGNICTSFAYNKSVVCCDILNKNLFVTADEQSIIKLFDIRCVQEKSVISLNENKYYFHDKIITSLRANRNRIHFLSSSHDGYINIYDVRLNKLPVYTIENEDKRKILSCTWFYKEDNNFVVSADEINLTVHRF, encoded by the coding sequence atgatAAGGACGAACAATAttgataagaaaaaaaaaaggattaacCAACTGGATAagatgaaaaataatgattCTTATGATGATGAATTAACAAATTACACTTCTGAAAGTGATGACGAAATGGTTAGCAGTAATGACAAAAGGGCCAGCAGCGATGGCGAAAGGGACAGCAGCAATGACGAAGGTGATAGCAAATcagaaaaacaaatacaaatatattttactacaaatataaaaaatggaaaatacaaaattgaaaatactACTTATACCATTCCAGTAAGTTTTAAAAGGATAGATTTATCAAGAATGGTAAAAAAGTTATTGgatataaaggaaaatatttcgtttgattttttaataaatcagAAAATTATAAGATCTTCGATAgaagattttttaaaagaaaataatattttgtcaGAACAGGTTTTAGAGATAGAATATACTATCCCtataagaaaaagagaaagtaCACATATTGATAAAATTTCTGAATGGATTTCTAAAATGATTACAAGTGAAAATACGCTACATTGTAGTAGTTTTGAAGgtaacatattatattatgatttaagaaatatgaataaaatatatgagaaCCGAGTAAGTGATAGTCCAATATTTGCCTATAATGtgtgtaaaataaataatagtataCTTAATGATGAGCCACCATATCATGAATCTGTTGTAGGATTGTCCAATGGAACGATAAgggtatttttaaatgaagaagACATTGATAAAGGAAttagaacaaaaaatgatttGTATTTAGGATATCATGATGATATGATTAAATCGTTAGAATTTAATAAAGATCATTCATTAATAATAAGTGGGGGAtgtgataataaaataaatatatatgacaataaatatatcatagagcagttaaaaatttataaaaatcaaaatactagtaataaaagaaaaattaaaaatgttatagcACCTAagaaatgtatacataaggAACCCGGAATAATAACAGCATTAAGCTTTTTTGATAATTCCAAATTTTTGTCTACAGGATtagaaaaaaacataaaaatatatgatataattaCAGGGAATATATGTACTTCTTTTGCATACAACAAATCTGTAGTATGTTGTGATATTCTAAACAAGAATTTATTTGTAACTGCTGATGAACAatctattattaaattatttgatataAGATGTGTTCAAGAAAAGTCTGTTATAtctttaaatgaaaataaatattatttccacgataaaataataacatcTTTGAGAGCAAACAGAAATAGgattcattttttatcatcCTCACATGAtggttatataaatatatatgatgttAGGTTAAATAAATTACCAGTATACACCATAGAAAATGAAGATAAACGAAAAATTCTTTCATGCACATGGTTTTATAAAGAAGACAACAATTTTGTCGTCAGTGCAGATGAGATTAATTTAACTGTCCACAGATTTTAG
- a CDS encoding hypothetical protein (conserved Plasmodium protein): protein MKKVVRIFFSPIVSFLLLLHQKITISSYLDVTLFNDDIFDSMLKSELSYMSNHLSFNENNKSNKRKKRNDSATDDIYILTQMLSQIIPYNFSIYSLSLPDETVSNNNSDVNNFLDLINMYDADINNTITHHLNKTEPIKGCENDIKNHNCDKDVLSCITLKKNYLSETCKKSLNNSLLYSCVDDFLHYCSDYTKFSKIHKCLKKNFYHLNDKCLNILSYYEHIVQKLHKIKRKPYDNQEHLFLEKDKGKEKSDKADTKVNGSSINSSSSRTGSVVRESNSGKNLVGSKYNLKATDTGNDKNDEKYNLFNKNSFEREPTIVDSIRKGYGHYFFPSMDYNNLFDFNSRTYEYKYYMYFVACLFILFLFYILVISVKKYYTAHSNSFLVHNEKTNIIFMEKSYSCCKLYALSLLHTVEIKGLKKKEYSEAEV, encoded by the exons atgaaaaaggtTGTTaggatatttttttcacCTATAGTATCCTTTTTGCTATTGTTACATCAAAAAATAACGATTAGTTCTTACTTAGATGTGACTCTATTTAATGACGACATTTTTGATAGTATGTTGAAATCAGAGCTATCATATATGAGCAATCATTTGTcctttaatgaaaataataaatcaaaTAAGAGGAAGAAGAGAAATGATTCAGCTACAgatgatatttatatattaacacaAATGCTGTCTCAAATTATaccatataatttttcaatttattcaTTAAGTTTACCGGATGAAACGgtaagtaataataacagtgatgttaataactttttagatttgataaatatgtatgatgCTGATATTAACAATACTATTACtcatcatttaaataaaacagaaCCAATAAAAGGGTGTGAAAATGACATTAAAAATCATAATTGTGATAAAGATGTGTTATCATGcataacattaaaaaaaaattatttatcagAAACCTGTAAAAAATCTTTAAATAATTCCTTATTATATTCATGTGTTGATGATTTTCTTCATTACTGTAGCGATTACAcaaaattttctaaaatacataaatgctTGAAAAAGAacttttatcatttaaatgacaaatgtttaaatattttaagctATTATGAACACATAGTTCagaaattacataaaataaaaagaaaaccaTACGATAATCAAGAACAcctatttttagaaaaagatAAGGGAAAAGAAAAGTCAGATAAAGCGGACACTAAAGTTAATGGTAGTAGCATCaacagtagcagtagtagaaCAGGTAGTGTTGTGCGTGAGAGTAATAGTGGTAAAAACCTCGTTGGTAGCAAATATAATTTGAAAGCAACTGATACTGGAAACGACAAgaatgatgaaaaatataatcttTTTAACAAGAATTCTTTTGAGCGAGAACCAACCATAGTTGATAGTATAAGAAAAGGATATggtcattattttttcccgTCTATGGACTACAACAATTTATTCGATTTCAACTCAAGAACTTacgaatataaatattatatgtattttgttgcttgcttatttattttatttcttttttatattttagtaatatcagttaagaaatattatacagCACATTCAAACAGCTTTTTGGTGCACAATGAGAAAACTAA tataatatttatggAGAAAAGCTATTCATGTTGCAAGTTATATGCCTTATCACTCTTGCATACTGTCGAAATTAAAggacttaaaaaaaaagaatattcaGAAGCGGAGGTGTAG